A window of Bacteroidales bacterium genomic DNA:
GTTTTGATAAGCCGGTTACACCCTACCGAGTACCGGTCATTTACTCTTCCGGGAAAAGCAAGCACATCGCGGTTATATGAATTGGCAATGTCGGCTGTAATCAAAGCTCCGCCCTGTTCACCCGATTCCATTACAATGGTGGCATCGGCCAGGCCGGCTATTATCCTGTTTCTTTTTACAAAATTAGGGGATTCAGGTTTTTCATCATGTCTGAATTCAGTTATCAGTGCGCCTTTATCTATCATTTGCCTGGCCACTTCCCTGTGTGACGAAGGATAAAGAACCGACAACCCGTGACCCAGCACTCCCACTGTTTCAAGATTGTTCTTCAAAGCCGCCTTATGGGCACATATATCAATACCATAAGCCAATCCACTTACAATAAGAATCTCGGGGTAACTTCCGGCAATTTTTTCAACCAGTTCCCGGGTCATATTCTTGCCATAATCTGTAGGATTGCGCGTTCCTATAAT
This region includes:
- the dprA gene encoding DNA-processing protein DprA: FVTRNKIDTLFYLDENYPERLRHCEDAPVILYVKGKTDLNRSKIVSIIGTRNPTDYGKNMTRELVEKIAGSYPEILIVSGLAYGIDICAHKAALKNNLETVGVLGHGLSVLYPSSHREVARQMIDKGALITEFRHDEKPESPNFVKRNRIIAGLADATIVMESGEQGGALITADIANSYNRDVLAFPGRVNDRYSVGCNRLIKTNRAVLMEGLEDLEYLMGWQKSKPGEPLQKELFVELNPEETQLIELIRSDSNATIDMLAIRSDLPVSKVSALLLNLEFKGMIRCLPGKVYQMC